One part of the Eucalyptus grandis isolate ANBG69807.140 chromosome 10, ASM1654582v1, whole genome shotgun sequence genome encodes these proteins:
- the LOC104422077 gene encoding beta-glucosidase 17, with protein MELKKQHPHGYLYAITRGASASASASWCIGLLMITAAFLGCSCGREDPGVAGVNGEDDKIINRTSFPSDFVFGVASSAYQIEGAADQQGRGLSIWDTFTELFPDKISDHSSGFIADEFYYKFQEDINLLKAMGWDFFRFSISWPRIAPHGKISKEVNKQGVAFYNNLIDSLLAEGIQPFVTLFHWDVPQALEDEYGGFLSLNIVEDYIDYVNFCFQEFGDRVKHWVTVNEPNYFTILGYAMGINAPGRCSSYINNCTAGNSATEPYIVAHHLLLSHAAAVKLYRDNYQAAQKGKIGMVIATYWMTPKYSTNASRKAASRAFDFEFGWFAHPITYGDYPKSMRRYVGERLPKFTKTQSEALKGSRDYMGVNYYTARYVDESASPFTALNLSYTTDCQCNMTVEKDEIPIGQPTAEEWLYIYPKGIRELMHYVKKNYQDPTIYVTENGMADANNKSLPLEDALTDRLRISYFQLHLSNLSKAIEEGVNVKGYFAWSFLDDFEWAEGYTTRFGLVFVDYGNGLMRHMKHSAYWFQSFLQKDNATVNYSLRSDA; from the exons ATGGAGCTGAAGAAGCAGCATCCACACGGTTATCTATATGCTATCACTCGCggcgcctccgcctccgcgtCTGCCTCCTGGTGCATCGGCTTGTTGATGATCACGGCCGCTTTCTTGGGTTGCAGTTGTGGTCGTGAGGATCCTGGTGTGGCTGGAGTCAATGGGGAGGACGACAAGATCATTAACCGGACGAGCTTCCCATCTGATTTCGTATTTGGAGTGGCATCAAGCGCCTACCAG ATTGAAGGAGCAGCGGACCAACAGGGAAGAGGGTTGAGCATTTGGGACACCTTCACCGAACTCTTTCCAG ATAAGATTAGCGACCACTCTTCCGGTTTTATAGCTGATGAATTCTACTACAAGTTCCAG gaGGACATAAACCTGTTGAAAGCAATGGGATGGGATTTCTTCAGATTCTCCATCTCGTGGCCTCGTATTGCACCTC ATGGGAAGATAAGCAAGGAAGTCAATAAACAAGGTGTCGCCTTTTACAACAATCTCATCGACAGCCTTCTTGCTGAGG GCATTCAACCTTTTGTGACATTGTTCCATTGGGATGTTCCCCAAGCACTTGAAGATGAGTACGGCGGGTTCCTGAGTCTTAATATTGT GGAGGACTACATCGATTATGTAAACTTTTGCTTTCAAGAGTTCGGTGATAGAGTGAAGCATTGGGTGACAGTAAACGAGCCCAATTACTTTACGATATTGGGGTATGCGATGGGTATCAATGCACCTGGTCGATGTTCTAGTTACATAAATAACTGCACAGCCGGAAATTCAGCAACAGAACCATACATCGTTGCGCACCATTTGCTTCTTTCTCATGCTGCAGCAGTGAAACTGTACAGGGACAACTATCAG GCTGctcaaaaagggaaaataggCATGGTCATTGCAACTTACTGGATGACCCCTAAGTATTCAACGAACGCCAGTAGGAAGGCTGCCTCTAGAGCATTTGACTTTGAGTTTGGATG GTTTGCTCATCCTATTACCTATGGTGACTACCCGAAGTCAATGAGGAGATATGTGGGCGAGCGGTTACCCAAATTCACAAAAACACAGTCGGAGGCGCTAAAAGGTTCTCGTGACTACATGGGGGTAAATTACTACACAGCGAGATACGTGGATGAATCCGCATCCCCTTTTACTGCTCTCAATCTAAGTTACACCACTGATTGTCAATGTAATATGACTG TTGAGAAAGATGAAATTCCGATTGGCCAACCG ACTGCCGAGGAATGGTTGTACATATACCCAAAGGGTATTAGAGAGTTGATGCACTACGTGAAGAAGAACTATCAGGATCCAACCATTTATGTGACCGAGAATG GAATGGCAGATGCAAATAACAAATCGTTGCCGCTTGAAGATGCACTTACAGATAGATTGAGAATAAGTTATTTTCAGCTGCATCTCTCGAATCTCTCCAAGGCTATCGA GGAAGGAGTGAATGTAAAAGGATACTTTGCGTGGAGTTTCCTAGACGACTTCGAGTGGGCGGAGGGTTATACAACCCGATTTGGCCTCGTATTCGTGGATTATGGGAATGGACTGATGCGACATATGAAGCACTCCGCGTATTGGTTCCAAAGTTTCCTACAAAAGGATAATGCAACCGTTAACTACTCCTTGCGGAGCGATGCCTAG